A window of the Gossypium hirsutum isolate 1008001.06 chromosome A05, Gossypium_hirsutum_v2.1, whole genome shotgun sequence genome harbors these coding sequences:
- the LOC121229670 gene encoding basic leucine zipper and W2 domain-containing protein 2 — MSSKEKPTLGGTRIKTRKRNIAAPLDPSAFADAVVQIYLDNAGDLELVARSIESSDLNFSRYGDTFFEVVFAGGRTQPGTLKPDEGERHPYSIIECEAKRDAILPSVIYIQKILRRRPFLIKNLENVMRRLLQSLELFEENERKKLAIFTALAFSQKLSGLPPETVFQPLLKDNLVAKGLVLSFITDFFKDYLVDNSLDDLISLLKRGKIEDDLLQFFPSTKRSAEGFSEHFTKAGLVPLVEYNEKKIFEVKLKEMKSALTTQIVEESDMSEVIETVKQRVKDAKLPDIEVIRILWDVIMDAVQWSGKNQQQNANSALRQVKTWAKLLNSFCTSGNIELELIYKVQMQCYEDAKLMKLFPEIVRSLYDQDVLAEDTILHWFRKGTNPKGRQTFVKALEPFVNWLEEAEEEE; from the exons ATGAG CTCGAAGGAGAAACCCACTCTTgg CGGTACGCGGATTAAGACCCGCAAACGGAATATTGCTGCACCCCTGGACCCTTCAGCATTTGCTGATGCAGTAGTCCAGATCTATTTGGATAATGCTGGTGACCTG GAACTTGTTGCCAGGAGCATTGAATCTTCAGATCTTAACTTCTCAAGATACGGTGACACCTTCTTTGAG GTTGTTTTTGCTGGAGGCCGCACACAACCGGGCACACTTAAACCTGATGAAGGGGAGCGCCACCCTTACTCTATCATAGAGTGTGAGGCTAAACGTGATGCCATTTTACCATCTGTGATTTACATTCAGAAAATCTTGCGCCGAAGACCTTTTCTGATAAAGAATCTTGAAAATGTTATGCGAAGGCTCTTGCAGTCCTTGGAGCTTTTCGAGGAAAATGAGAGGAAGAAGCTTGCAATTTTCACAGCACTTGCTTTCTCCCAGAAATTATCAGGGTTGCCACCTGAGACTGTGTTCCAGCCATTGCTCAAGGATAACCTTGTGGCAAAAGGGCTAGTTCTTTCATTCATAACAGACTTCTTCAAGGACTATCTGGTGGATAATAGCCTTGATGATTTAATTTCTCTTCTGAAGCGAGGGAAAATTGAGGACGATCTCCTGCAGTTTTTCCCCTCCACAAAGCGATCTGCTGAAGGTTTCTCTGAGCATTTTAC CAAGGCAGGGCTGGTACCCTTGGTTGAATacaatgagaaaaaaatatttgaggTAAAATTGAAGGAAATGAAGTCTGCTTTGACAACACAGATAGTAGAGGAATCTGATATGTCTGAAGTCATTGAAACTGTCAAACAACGTGTTAAAGATGCTAAATTACCTGATATTGAGGTTATAAGGATTCTGTGGGATGTAATAATGGATGCTGTTCAGTGGTCTGGAAAGAACCAGCAGCAGAATGCCAATTCAGCTTTGCGACAG GTCAAAACATGGGCAAAGCTGTTAAATTCTTTCTGCACCAGTGGAAACATTGAGCTGGAACTTATATATAAAGTTCAGATGCAATGCTATGAGGATGCAAAATTGATGAAGCTGTTTCCCGAGATTGTGAGATCTCTCTATGATCAGGATGTCCTTGCAGAAGATACCATTCTTCATTGGTTCCGCAAAGGAACCAACCCGAAGGGCAG GCAAACCTTTGTGAAGGCCCTGGAGCCATTTGTGAATTGGCTGGAAGAAGCAGAAGAAGAGGAATAA